A window of the Streptomyces sp. NBC_01351 genome harbors these coding sequences:
- a CDS encoding serine/threonine-protein kinase has translation MSLVGTACLRPGCPGTYEDMGGGELYCDTCGLAPVGAVAAGAEELVSPPTAMTSHARGDRGSQGSAGSAGSSRSSSSASTSARSSRSSRSSSSRRSVSGRLSRALSGAASTRSVSVRSSGSAPSVSGRGRLGAGLVKVPEVPRPDPSAAVLENPEVPERKRFCSRSDCGAPVGRARGERPGRTEGFCTKCGHPYSFVPKLHAGDVVRGQYEVAGCLAHGGLGWVYLAVDRAVSDRWVVLKGLLDTGDQDAMEAAISERRFLAEIEHSNIVRIYNFVEHLDQRTGSLDGYIVMEYVGGKSLKEIANERRRPDGRRDPLPVEQACAYGIEALEALGHLHSRNLLYCDFKVDNAIQQQDQLKLIDMGAVRRMDDEESAIYGTVGYQAPEVAELGPSVASDLYTVARTLAVLTFDFQGYTNVFVDSLPDPEHIEVFQRYESFYRLLVRATDPDPGRRFASAQEMADQLTGVLREVVALQTGRPRPQLSTLFGPETRVPDTQLFADTADTAVSRLGLRTVTPRRGAGLLGSLGAGRRAVSRAGSPAAAQGGTALPPAGSPGTWSQTPGAGTPPGGVAMPAAGPGTGAPGTWAHAPGAGAPGGQAPAGSPGTWSRTPGAGTPAGGVPLPAGAPAPGMPASPASAPPGAAGPWAHAPGGGTPPGGVAVPAGAPWGPAAGGPAGAVPAIGSSATHVAGAAVPGPRREPPARGAGITPAPVSPPPSAGAAPAAALDTHGTALALPVPLVDAADPNAGFLAGLLASAPGDLLAALGSAPADSAELRLRELRARLELGELPEASRTLTDLEALHPDDWRVVWARGIASLATGDNEIAALSFDAIYDAFPGEPAPKLALGLCAEVLGQLDNAAEYYRLVWATDPGFVSAAFGLARVRLAAGDRDGAVHTLESVPEASIHYTAARVAAVRARLRDRSPHEPLLADLTAAADQVEALRRFGLDPERHERLATEVLGSALDWVLSGSRGSDPGGTSLLGSQLDERGLRFGLERSYRVLARLAQRGEERIELVERANRFRPRTWV, from the coding sequence ATGAGCCTGGTAGGAACGGCGTGCCTGCGCCCCGGCTGCCCGGGGACGTACGAGGACATGGGCGGCGGGGAGCTGTACTGCGACACCTGCGGACTGGCGCCGGTGGGCGCGGTCGCGGCGGGCGCGGAGGAGCTGGTGTCGCCGCCGACGGCGATGACGAGCCACGCCCGGGGCGACCGGGGGTCGCAGGGCTCGGCGGGATCCGCCGGCTCCTCGCGTTCCTCGTCCTCGGCCTCGACCTCGGCGCGCTCCTCGCGTTCGTCGCGTTCGTCCTCGTCGCGGCGCTCGGTGTCGGGGCGGCTGTCCCGCGCGCTGTCGGGGGCCGCTTCCACCCGTTCGGTGTCGGTGCGCAGTTCGGGCTCGGCCCCGTCGGTCTCGGGCCGCGGCCGGCTCGGCGCAGGGCTGGTCAAGGTGCCGGAGGTGCCGCGTCCGGATCCCTCGGCGGCGGTCCTGGAGAACCCGGAGGTGCCGGAGCGCAAGAGGTTCTGCTCGCGCTCGGACTGCGGGGCCCCGGTGGGCCGGGCCCGGGGTGAGCGGCCCGGCCGGACGGAAGGGTTCTGCACCAAGTGCGGGCACCCGTACTCCTTCGTGCCGAAGCTGCACGCGGGTGACGTGGTGCGCGGCCAGTACGAGGTGGCGGGCTGCCTGGCGCACGGCGGGCTCGGCTGGGTGTACCTGGCGGTGGACCGGGCGGTCTCGGACCGGTGGGTGGTGCTCAAGGGCCTGCTGGACACCGGGGACCAGGACGCGATGGAGGCCGCGATATCGGAGCGGCGCTTCCTCGCGGAGATCGAGCACTCCAACATCGTGCGGATCTACAACTTCGTGGAGCACCTGGACCAGCGGACCGGTTCGCTGGACGGGTACATCGTCATGGAGTACGTCGGCGGCAAATCGCTGAAGGAGATCGCGAACGAGCGGCGCCGCCCGGACGGCCGGCGCGATCCGCTGCCGGTGGAGCAGGCCTGCGCGTACGGGATCGAGGCGCTGGAGGCGCTGGGTCACCTGCACAGCCGCAACCTCCTGTACTGCGACTTCAAGGTCGACAACGCGATCCAGCAGCAGGACCAGCTGAAGCTGATCGACATGGGCGCGGTGCGCCGGATGGACGACGAGGAGTCGGCCATCTACGGCACCGTGGGCTACCAGGCGCCGGAGGTCGCGGAGCTGGGGCCGTCGGTGGCCTCCGACCTGTACACGGTGGCGCGGACGCTGGCCGTCCTGACCTTCGACTTCCAGGGCTACACGAACGTCTTCGTGGACTCGCTGCCGGACCCCGAACACATCGAGGTCTTCCAGCGGTACGAGTCCTTCTACCGGCTGCTGGTGCGGGCGACCGACCCGGATCCGGGGCGGCGGTTCGCGTCCGCGCAGGAGATGGCGGACCAGCTGACGGGCGTGCTGCGGGAGGTGGTCGCGCTCCAGACGGGCCGCCCGCGGCCGCAGCTGTCGACCCTGTTCGGCCCCGAGACCCGGGTCCCGGACACCCAGCTCTTCGCGGACACGGCCGACACGGCCGTCTCCCGACTGGGCCTCCGTACGGTGACCCCGCGCCGCGGCGCCGGCCTGCTCGGCTCCCTCGGCGCAGGCCGCCGCGCCGTTTCACGTGCCGGATCACCCGCGGCCGCGCAGGGCGGCACCGCCCTGCCCCCGGCCGGGTCGCCCGGCACCTGGTCGCAGACCCCCGGGGCCGGAACCCCGCCCGGCGGCGTCGCCATGCCCGCGGCGGGTCCCGGCACGGGGGCACCCGGCACCTGGGCCCACGCCCCCGGCGCCGGAGCTCCGGGAGGCCAGGCCCCGGCCGGGTCGCCCGGCACCTGGTCGCGGACCCCCGGGGCCGGAACCCCGGCGGGCGGCGTCCCGCTGCCCGCGGGCGCTCCCGCGCCCGGGATGCCCGCAAGCCCGGCCTCGGCCCCGCCCGGGGCGGCCGGACCTTGGGCGCACGCGCCCGGTGGCGGAACGCCGCCCGGCGGCGTCGCCGTGCCCGCGGGAGCCCCCTGGGGGCCCGCCGCCGGCGGCCCGGCCGGGGCCGTGCCCGCGATCGGGAGCAGCGCCACGCACGTGGCGGGGGCCGCAGTGCCGGGGCCCCGGCGGGAGCCTCCCGCCCGGGGCGCGGGGATCACACCCGCACCCGTATCCCCGCCGCCCTCCGCGGGAGCGGCACCGGCGGCCGCACTCGACACCCACGGGACCGCCCTGGCGCTGCCCGTACCGCTCGTGGACGCGGCCGATCCGAACGCCGGGTTCCTGGCGGGCCTGCTGGCCTCCGCGCCCGGCGACCTCCTGGCCGCCCTCGGCTCGGCTCCGGCCGACTCCGCCGAGCTGCGGCTGCGCGAGCTGCGGGCCCGCCTCGAACTGGGCGAACTGCCGGAGGCCTCCCGCACGCTGACGGACCTGGAGGCCCTGCATCCGGACGACTGGCGGGTGGTGTGGGCCCGCGGCATCGCCTCGCTCGCCACCGGGGACAACGAGATCGCGGCCCTGTCCTTCGACGCGATCTACGACGCCTTCCCGGGCGAGCCCGCGCCGAAGCTGGCCCTCGGGCTGTGCGCGGAGGTGCTGGGCCAGCTGGACAACGCCGCCGAGTACTACCGCCTCGTGTGGGCCACCGACCCCGGTTTCGTCAGCGCCGCCTTCGGGCTGGCCCGGGTCCGGCTGGCCGCCGGCGACCGGGACGGAGCCGTGCACACGCTGGAATCCGTACCGGAGGCGTCCATCCACTACACCGCCGCCCGGGTGGCAGCCGTACGCGCACGTCTGCGCGACCGGTCTCCGCACGAGCCGCTGCTGGCCGATCTGACGGCCGCCGCCGACCAGGTGGAGGCGCTGCGGCGGTTCGGTCTGGACCCCGAGCGTCACGAGCGGCTCGCCACCGAAGTTCTGGGCTCGGCCCTGGACTGGGTACTGTCGGGTAGCCGGGGTTCCGACCCCGGTGGGACCTCGCTGCTCGGCAGTCAACTGGACGAGCGGGGCCTGCGCTTCGGCTTGGAGCGCTCGTACCGCGTGCTCGCGCGGCTGGCGCAGCGGGGCGAGGAGAGGATCGAACTGGTGGAACGGGCAAACCGTTTCCGTCCCCGGACGTGGGTGTGA
- a CDS encoding glutamate ABC transporter substrate-binding protein: MRIRARRVSEGFEGRAPHGSPGAAAGSGGHDGHAGLTGSGGADGVGGPGGVGGGPGRPGGPGGPGGPGGRDGAGGSGPGRPSGAPRASGARRVFGRLRGWGGVTAMAAACAVTAAAVLLPLASATPDSGRPAVFREPASMAVAPAAPGDTCQDPEASLRPSAVDGATIARIKAAGKLVAGVDQNSFRWGYRNQTTSGTTLEDQSTQGRLDGFDIDLVKAIAKDILGDEKAVIYRAIPTSQRIPALQEGRVDIVVRTMTINCKRLEDVAFSTAYFEAGQQVLAPKGSPITGYDTSLKDKKICVAAGSTAEASLKSQSYGATPVLVPNQLDCLVRLQLGEVDGIITDNALAAGQAAQDPSVRLVGSPFTREFYGVAMNKDASDLVRRVNNVLEGYRAGGTNSPWMVSYRKHLEAVLPGVTAPPAPKYRDG; this comes from the coding sequence ATGCGGATACGAGCGAGGCGGGTCTCCGAGGGCTTCGAAGGCCGCGCGCCCCACGGAAGTCCGGGCGCCGCGGCGGGCTCGGGCGGCCACGACGGCCACGCGGGCCTGACCGGCTCCGGCGGAGCCGACGGCGTTGGCGGGCCGGGCGGCGTCGGCGGCGGTCCTGGCCGACCCGGCGGACCGGGCGGACCTGGTGGACCCGGCGGTCGCGACGGAGCCGGCGGCAGCGGTCCGGGCCGGCCCTCCGGGGCCCCGCGGGCGAGCGGCGCGCGGCGGGTGTTCGGCCGGCTGCGCGGCTGGGGCGGGGTGACGGCGATGGCCGCCGCGTGCGCGGTGACGGCCGCGGCGGTGCTGCTGCCCCTGGCCTCGGCGACACCGGACTCCGGCCGCCCGGCGGTGTTCCGCGAGCCCGCTTCGATGGCGGTGGCCCCGGCGGCCCCCGGCGACACCTGCCAGGACCCGGAGGCCAGCCTGCGCCCGTCCGCCGTGGACGGGGCGACCATCGCGCGGATCAAGGCGGCGGGCAAGCTCGTCGCGGGCGTGGACCAGAACAGCTTCCGCTGGGGCTACCGCAACCAGACCACCAGCGGGACCACCCTGGAGGACCAGTCCACCCAGGGCCGTCTCGACGGCTTCGACATCGACCTGGTCAAGGCCATCGCCAAGGACATCCTGGGCGACGAGAAGGCGGTCATCTACCGGGCGATCCCCACCAGCCAGCGCATTCCCGCCCTGCAGGAGGGCCGCGTCGACATCGTCGTGCGGACCATGACCATCAACTGCAAGCGGCTGGAGGACGTGGCCTTCTCCACCGCCTACTTCGAGGCCGGCCAGCAGGTGCTGGCCCCCAAGGGCTCGCCGATCACCGGCTACGACACCTCACTGAAGGACAAGAAGATCTGCGTCGCGGCCGGCTCCACGGCGGAGGCCTCGCTGAAGTCCCAGTCGTACGGCGCGACGCCGGTCCTCGTGCCCAACCAGCTGGACTGCCTGGTCCGGCTCCAGCTGGGCGAGGTCGACGGCATCATCACCGACAACGCCCTCGCGGCCGGCCAGGCCGCGCAGGATCCCTCGGTGCGGCTGGTGGGTTCGCCGTTCACCCGTGAGTTCTACGGCGTGGCCATGAACAAGGACGCCTCCGACCTGGTCCGCCGCGTCAACAACGTGCTGGAGGGCTACCGGGCGGGCGGCACCAACAGCCCGTGGATGGTCTCCTACCGCAAGCACCTCGAAGCGGTGCTGCCCGGCGTCACCGCGCCGCCCGCGCCCAAGTACCGGGACGGCTGA
- a CDS encoding N-acetylglucosamine kinase, whose translation MGVTLPAVVAIDAGNSKTDVALVAADGTVLGTGRSGGFQPPLCGVEAAVDVLGQAVAKAAAAAGLPAPGPGSPYPARVSACLANADLAVEEQQLTEAIGARGWGAATEVRNDTFAILRAGVDEPCGVAVVCGAGINCVGMTPDGRTARFPAIGRISGDWGGGGGLAEEALWFAARAEDGRGEPTELARALPAHFGHASMYGLIEALHLGRIPGGRRHELTPVLFAVAAAGDPVASALVHRQADEVVAMAAVALHRLELLDREVPVVLGGGVLAARHPQLNDRIARGLAERAPLARIDVITAPPVLGAALLGLDALGSAPGGYARLRAHFGASLNAGSGARSDARFGTRFDAQFG comes from the coding sequence GTGGGCGTGACCCTCCCCGCCGTCGTGGCGATCGACGCGGGCAACAGCAAGACGGACGTGGCGCTGGTCGCCGCCGACGGCACGGTGCTGGGCACCGGGCGCTCCGGGGGATTCCAGCCCCCGCTCTGCGGCGTCGAGGCCGCGGTGGACGTCCTCGGGCAGGCCGTCGCGAAGGCCGCCGCGGCCGCCGGACTGCCCGCGCCTGGGCCCGGGTCCCCGTACCCGGCACGGGTGTCGGCCTGCCTGGCCAACGCGGACCTGGCGGTGGAGGAGCAGCAGCTCACGGAGGCGATCGGCGCGCGGGGCTGGGGCGCGGCCACCGAGGTGCGCAACGACACCTTCGCGATCCTGCGGGCCGGTGTGGACGAGCCGTGCGGGGTCGCGGTGGTGTGCGGGGCCGGCATCAACTGCGTCGGGATGACCCCGGACGGGCGCACCGCGCGCTTCCCCGCGATCGGGCGGATCTCCGGCGACTGGGGCGGCGGGGGCGGACTGGCCGAGGAGGCCCTGTGGTTCGCGGCCCGCGCCGAGGACGGTCGGGGGGAGCCGACGGAGCTGGCCCGGGCGCTGCCCGCGCACTTCGGGCACGCCTCGATGTACGGGCTGATCGAGGCGCTGCACCTGGGCCGGATCCCGGGCGGGCGGCGGCACGAACTCACCCCGGTGCTGTTCGCGGTGGCGGCCGCCGGGGACCCGGTGGCGAGCGCCCTCGTGCACCGGCAGGCGGACGAGGTCGTGGCCATGGCGGCGGTGGCGCTGCACCGCCTGGAACTCCTCGACCGGGAGGTCCCGGTGGTGCTGGGCGGTGGGGTACTGGCCGCCCGGCACCCCCAGCTGAACGACCGCATCGCCCGCGGCCTGGCCGAACGGGCCCCGCTCGCCCGGATCGACGTGATCACCGCCCCACCGGTCCTGGGCGCCGCACTCCTGGGCCTGGACGCCCTCGGGTCGGCGCCCGGGGGGTACGCCAGGCTCCGCGCGCATTTCGGGGCTTCCCTGAACGCCGGGTCCGGTGCCCGCTCCGACGCCCGGTTCGGCACGCGGTTCGACGCCCAATTCGGGTGA
- a CDS encoding 6-phospho-beta-glucosidase, which translates to MKLAVVGGGSTYTPELIDGFARLRDTLPVSELVLIDPATERLELIGALARRIFARQDHPATVTTTADLDAGVADADAVLLQLRIGGQAARLQDETWPLECGCVGQETTGAGGLAKALRTVPVVLDIAERVRRANPDAWIIDFTNPVGIVTRALLTAGHKAVGLCNVAIGFQRKFAALLDVAPVEVHLDHVGLNHLTWERGVRLGGPDGEDLLPRLLAEHAEAIAADLHLPRAVLDRLGVVPSYYLRYFYAHDEVVRELGAKPSRAAEVAAMERELLGLYADPALDEKPALLAKRGGAFYSEAAVDLSAALLGDGGSPVQVVNTLNHGTLPFLPDDAVIEVQARVDASGPVPLPVPRLDPLYAGLVSHVTAYEDLALDAALRGGRERVFKALLAHPLVGQFDLAEGLTDRLLAHNKEHLAWA; encoded by the coding sequence ATGAAACTCGCAGTGGTGGGCGGCGGTTCCACCTACACCCCCGAGCTGATCGACGGCTTCGCACGGCTGCGCGACACCCTGCCCGTCAGCGAGCTCGTGCTGATCGACCCCGCCACCGAGCGGCTGGAGCTGATCGGGGCCCTCGCCCGGCGGATCTTCGCCAGGCAGGACCACCCGGCCACGGTCACCACCACCGCCGACCTCGACGCGGGCGTCGCCGACGCCGACGCGGTCCTGCTCCAGCTGCGCATCGGCGGGCAGGCCGCCCGGCTCCAGGACGAGACCTGGCCGCTGGAGTGCGGCTGCGTCGGCCAGGAGACCACGGGGGCGGGCGGGCTCGCCAAGGCGCTGCGCACCGTGCCGGTGGTCCTCGACATCGCCGAACGGGTCCGCCGCGCCAACCCGGACGCCTGGATCATCGACTTCACCAACCCGGTCGGGATCGTCACCCGGGCCCTGCTCACCGCCGGGCACAAGGCGGTCGGGCTGTGCAACGTGGCCATCGGCTTCCAGCGGAAGTTCGCCGCCCTGCTGGACGTGGCCCCGGTCGAGGTCCACCTCGACCACGTCGGGCTCAACCACCTGACCTGGGAGCGGGGCGTACGCCTCGGCGGGCCCGACGGCGAGGACCTGCTGCCCCGGCTGCTCGCCGAGCACGCGGAGGCCATCGCCGCCGACCTGCACCTGCCGCGCGCGGTGCTCGACCGGCTCGGAGTGGTGCCCTCGTACTACCTGCGCTACTTCTACGCCCACGACGAGGTCGTACGGGAACTGGGCGCGAAGCCCTCCCGGGCCGCCGAGGTCGCCGCGATGGAGCGGGAACTGCTCGGCCTGTACGCGGATCCCGCGCTCGACGAGAAGCCGGCGCTGCTGGCCAAGCGGGGCGGGGCCTTCTACTCGGAGGCGGCCGTGGACCTCTCGGCCGCCCTGCTGGGCGACGGCGGATCACCGGTGCAGGTGGTCAACACCCTCAACCACGGCACCCTGCCGTTCCTCCCCGACGACGCGGTGATCGAGGTGCAGGCCCGGGTCGACGCCTCCGGTCCGGTACCGCTGCCCGTGCCCCGGCTGGACCCCCTGTACGCCGGACTGGTCTCGCACGTGACGGCGTACGAGGACCTCGCGCTGGACGCCGCCCTGCGCGGTGGCCGCGAGCGGGTCTTCAAGGCACTGCTCGCCCATCCACTGGTCGGGCAGTTCGACCTGGCCGAGGGGCTGACCGACCGGCTCCTCGCGCACAACAAGGAGCACCTGGCGTGGGCGTGA
- a CDS encoding carbohydrate ABC transporter permease, with protein sequence MRRHHHHHRRKAVLHWVGVHALGVAAALFFVLPFVFLLLTSLMGDRQTLTRDLWPDTWEWGNYATVWNTPGFLTWWRNTLLYAGLGTLLTVVSSVPVAYALAKFRFRGRRLSLLLVIAMMMLPPQVVVIPMYLFWAKQLDLSGTLWPLIIPMAFGDAFSIFLLRQFLLTIPDEYLDAARVDGCGEVRTLLRVVLPMARPGIAAVALFQFFCAWNDYFGPQIYASDNPAAWTLSYGLESFKGAHHTNWNLTMAATVLVMAPVIVLFFFAQKAFVEGITLTGVKG encoded by the coding sequence ATGCGCCGACATCATCACCACCACCGCCGCAAGGCCGTACTGCACTGGGTCGGCGTGCACGCGCTGGGCGTCGCGGCCGCCCTGTTCTTCGTCCTCCCCTTCGTCTTCCTCCTGCTGACCTCCCTGATGGGCGACCGGCAGACGCTGACCCGCGACCTGTGGCCGGACACCTGGGAGTGGGGCAACTACGCCACGGTGTGGAACACCCCGGGCTTCCTCACCTGGTGGCGCAACACCCTGCTGTACGCCGGGCTCGGCACCCTGCTGACCGTGGTCTCCTCGGTGCCCGTCGCGTACGCGCTCGCCAAGTTCCGCTTCCGCGGCCGGCGGCTCTCGCTGCTGCTCGTGATCGCCATGATGATGCTGCCGCCGCAGGTGGTGGTCATCCCCATGTACCTCTTCTGGGCCAAGCAGCTCGACCTGTCGGGCACGCTGTGGCCGCTGATCATCCCGATGGCCTTCGGCGACGCCTTCTCCATCTTCCTGCTCCGCCAGTTCCTGCTGACCATCCCCGACGAGTACCTGGACGCCGCCCGCGTCGACGGCTGCGGGGAGGTCCGCACCCTGCTGCGCGTGGTCCTGCCGATGGCCAGGCCCGGCATCGCGGCGGTCGCCCTGTTCCAGTTCTTCTGCGCCTGGAACGACTACTTCGGCCCGCAGATCTACGCCTCGGACAACCCGGCCGCCTGGACGCTCAGTTACGGACTGGAGTCCTTCAAGGGCGCGCACCACACCAACTGGAACCTGACCATGGCCGCGACCGTACTGGTCATGGCACCGGTGATCGTCCTCTTCTTCTTCGCCCAGAAGGCGTTCGTCGAAGGCATCACCCTGACCGGCGTGAAAGGCTGA
- a CDS encoding carbohydrate ABC transporter permease yields the protein MTSTSTHTLRTKRRRSALRTAAFMSPWLIGFGVFFAYPLLSTVYFSFTKYDGFRQPVPNGLDNWAYVFSDYPLFWPAMRNTLWLVVVMVSCRVVFGLGIGLLITKIKTGAGIFRTLFYLPYLAPPVAATLAFVFLLNPGTGPANTLLGAVGLPTPGWFTDADWSKPALTALALWGVGDLMVIFMAALLDVPKEQYEAAELDGAGAWARFRHITLPNISPIILFAVVTGVIQAMQYYTQPLVAGKVAAGVIGGSGQQFEPGYPDKSTLTLPQLVYNLGFQRFDYGSACVVALVLFALSMAFTALLMRRRGGLIGAGD from the coding sequence ATGACCAGCACGAGCACGCACACCCTGCGTACGAAGCGCCGCCGGTCCGCGCTGCGGACCGCGGCCTTCATGTCGCCCTGGCTGATCGGCTTCGGCGTCTTCTTCGCCTACCCGCTGCTGTCCACCGTGTACTTCTCCTTCACGAAGTACGACGGCTTCCGGCAGCCCGTCCCCAACGGCCTGGACAACTGGGCCTACGTCTTCTCCGACTACCCGCTGTTCTGGCCGGCGATGCGCAACACCCTCTGGCTGGTCGTGGTGATGGTCTCCTGCCGGGTCGTCTTCGGCCTGGGCATCGGCCTGCTCATCACGAAGATCAAGACGGGGGCGGGGATCTTCCGGACCCTCTTCTACCTGCCCTACCTGGCCCCGCCGGTCGCCGCGACCCTGGCCTTCGTCTTCCTCCTCAACCCCGGCACCGGCCCCGCCAACACCCTGCTGGGCGCGGTCGGCCTGCCCACCCCCGGCTGGTTCACCGACGCCGACTGGTCCAAGCCCGCGCTCACCGCGCTCGCGCTGTGGGGGGTCGGCGACCTGATGGTCATCTTCATGGCCGCGCTGCTCGACGTACCGAAGGAGCAGTACGAGGCCGCCGAGCTGGACGGGGCCGGGGCCTGGGCGCGCTTCCGGCACATCACCCTGCCGAACATCTCCCCGATCATCCTGTTCGCCGTGGTCACCGGGGTCATCCAGGCCATGCAGTACTACACGCAGCCGCTGGTGGCGGGGAAGGTGGCGGCCGGGGTGATCGGCGGCTCGGGCCAGCAGTTCGAACCGGGCTACCCCGACAAGTCCACCCTGACCCTCCCCCAGCTCGTCTACAACCTCGGCTTCCAGCGCTTCGACTACGGTTCCGCTTGTGTCGTCGCCCTGGTGCTCTTCGCCCTCTCCATGGCCTTCACCGCGCTCCTGATGCGCCGCCGTGGCGGACTGATCGGAGCGGGTGACTGA
- a CDS encoding ABC transporter substrate-binding protein: MPRTGRPITATVLLAAISVLAAACTGAGPDTAADDPKADVTLNFWHGWSAPSETKAIEENIARFTKAHPNIKVQVTGNMTDDKINQALRAGGDKAPDVVSSFTTDSVGKFCNSKAFVDLNPFLAKSGIDKAKVFPKTLLEYTQFDGNQCTLPLLHDAYGLVYNKTAFAAAGITEPPRTWSQFTEVAQKLTKPKGDSYEQVGLMPTFHGYETKPTRLAAQWGGTYFGPDGKSNLAGDPAFAKMLGAQKDLVAKLGGYEKLEKFRNTFGDEWSAEHPFHLGLVAMQIDGEWRPSMAKEAGVTFEIGTAPMPVPDELAADYGKGYLSGTIMGIASGSPKQNAAWELVKYMTTDTEAVVAFANAIHNVPSTLAALESPNLQVTPEFKTFLDIARHPKSSTTPAQADGGTYQLTFEDFAYGVEKGDVADIPAGLAKTDQQIDTDIAKAK; this comes from the coding sequence ATGCCCAGAACCGGACGCCCGATCACCGCGACCGTCCTCCTCGCCGCGATATCCGTCCTGGCCGCCGCCTGTACGGGCGCCGGACCGGACACCGCCGCCGACGACCCGAAGGCGGACGTGACCCTCAACTTCTGGCACGGCTGGTCCGCGCCGAGCGAGACCAAGGCGATCGAGGAGAACATCGCCCGCTTCACGAAGGCGCACCCGAACATCAAGGTCCAGGTCACCGGCAACATGACCGACGACAAGATCAATCAGGCGCTGCGCGCGGGCGGCGACAAGGCCCCCGACGTGGTCTCCTCCTTCACCACCGACAGCGTCGGCAAGTTCTGCAACTCCAAGGCCTTCGTCGACCTGAACCCCTTCCTCGCCAAGTCCGGGATCGACAAGGCGAAGGTCTTCCCCAAGACCCTGCTGGAGTACACCCAGTTCGACGGCAACCAGTGCACGCTGCCCCTGCTGCACGACGCGTACGGCCTCGTCTACAACAAGACCGCCTTCGCGGCGGCCGGCATCACCGAACCCCCCAGGACGTGGAGCCAGTTCACGGAGGTCGCGCAGAAGCTGACGAAGCCGAAGGGGGATTCGTACGAGCAGGTCGGCCTGATGCCCACTTTCCACGGCTACGAGACCAAGCCGACGCGCCTCGCCGCACAGTGGGGCGGCACGTACTTCGGCCCCGACGGCAAGTCCAACCTGGCCGGGGACCCGGCCTTCGCGAAGATGCTCGGCGCCCAGAAGGACCTGGTGGCCAAGCTCGGCGGTTACGAGAAGCTGGAGAAGTTCCGCAACACCTTCGGCGACGAGTGGAGCGCCGAGCACCCCTTCCACCTGGGGCTGGTCGCCATGCAGATCGACGGCGAGTGGCGGCCGTCGATGGCGAAGGAGGCCGGGGTGACGTTCGAGATCGGCACCGCTCCGATGCCCGTCCCGGACGAGCTGGCCGCCGACTACGGCAAGGGCTACCTCTCGGGCACGATCATGGGCATCGCCTCGGGCAGCCCCAAGCAGAACGCGGCCTGGGAGCTGGTCAAGTACATGACCACCGACACCGAGGCGGTCGTCGCCTTCGCCAACGCCATCCACAACGTCCCCTCCACACTGGCGGCCCTGGAATCGCCGAACCTCCAGGTGACCCCGGAGTTCAAGACCTTCCTCGACATCGCCCGGCACCCGAAGTCCAGCACCACCCCGGCCCAGGCCGACGGCGGCACCTACCAGCTGACCTTCGAGGACTTCGCGTACGGAGTCGAGAAGGGCGACGTCGCCGACATCCCGGCCGGTCTCGCCAAGACCGACCAGCAGATCGACACGGACATCGCGAAGGCCAAGTAG